The genomic region CCAGAAAGAGGGCGATCGCGCCGAAAATGGCGAGAAAACCTGCCGAATTTTGGGGAAAGAAAGAAGACATCCTGCCCATTATTTCGGCACCTTTTCCCAATCCCTTAAGAATTTCTCGAGCCCGATATCCGTGAGCGGGTGATGGGCCAGTTGAGCGATAACCTTGTAGGGGATGGTCGCGATGTCCGCCCCTATCTTGGCGGCTTCGAGCACGTGGACCGGATGTCTTACGCTGGCGACGATGATCTCGGTGTCAAAGGCGTAGTTGGTGTAGATCTCAATGACATCGCGGACGAGATCCATGCCCACGTGGGAGATATCGTCGAGCCTTCCGATAAAGGGGCTGACGTAAGTCGCTCCTGCCTTTGCTGCGAGAAGGGCCTGGATGGGTGAGAAGACGAGGGTGACGTTGGTTCTGATCCCCAAGCCTGCGAGTTCATGCGTGGCCCGAAGGCCTTCCGTGGTCATGGGGATCTTGACGACCACGTTGG from Deltaproteobacteria bacterium harbors:
- the fsa gene encoding fructose-6-phosphate aldolase, whose protein sequence is MKFFIDTANLDEIRKADALGLVDGVTTNPSLIAREGCPFEQRIREICELIDGPVSAEVVSKDAAGMVAEAKRLSDIAPNVVVKIPMTTEGLRATHELAGLGIRTNVTLVFSPIQALLAAKAGATYVSPFIGRLDDISHVGMDLVRDVIEIYTNYAFDTEIIVASVRHPVHVLEAAKIGADIATIPYKVIAQLAHHPLTDIGLEKFLRDWEKVPK